The genome window GTTTATCTGTTTGCCGCCCTGATCGGTTTTACCACAACTATAGCAGAACCTGCGCTCATGGCTGTTGCTTATAAGGCGTATCATGTATCCGGCGGCACCATCAGCCAATGGGGGTTTCGGCTTGTCGTCGCCTTTGGAGTAGCGCTCGGGATTGCAATCGGCACATTCCGGATAATTACAGGGACTCCTCTCTTTTTATATATCGCGGCCGGATACCTTATAGTGGTGGTGCAGACTATCTTTGCTCCAAAAACCATCATCCCCCTAGCTTACGATTCCGGAGGGGTAACCACATCTACCGTGACAGTTCCATTAGTTGCGGCCTTAGGCCTGGGTCTTTCAGCAACCATCCCGGGACGCAATCCGGCCCTGGACGGCTTTGGCCTGATCGCGTTTGCAAGTTTATTCCCAATTATAACTGTGCTGGGTTATGCCCAGGTTGTTGAATTGTGGGCAAGAATACGTTTGAAGTTCAACAGGGAGGGATAAAATGCGCTTTAAGTTAATCATTACAACAGTGAAAACCGATTTGACCGACAGCGTCATAGATGCGGCAAAAAAGGCAGGGGCCACTGGTGCTACGTGCATTACAGCGCGCGGCACAGGCATTCATGAGGCAAAGACATTTTTTGGCTTAACTCTCGAAACACAAACAAATTTGATCATATTCCTGTTGGAGGAACACCTCGTGGAAGCGGTTATGAAAGCAATCTACGAAGCCGGGCACTTTGAAAAACCCGGCACCGGTATTGCTTTCGTTTTGCCGGTGGACCAAGTGGCCGGCCTGGAGAGCCAGATGGAGCATTTTAAGAAGGAAGAGGTTCTATAATAGTGCTTTGGAACCTCGAAATCAGGAGACGGGGATCCGATTCAAACCTTGTTATTATCTTCAATTGGTTCTGAAGACTTGTTGTCCGCCTCTGATGAGGCGCTTTTGAAATTTTTTATAGCTTTTCCGATTCCTGAACCTATTTCAGGAAGCTTGCCGGCTCCAAAAATAATCAGAACAATAACAAGAATAATGGAAAGCTCCCAAATACTGATTCCACCGAACATGATTGATTCTCTCCTTTTGAGTTTACTTTTTAAAAAACATATATCTTTATAACATCGTGTACATTTTACTGTCAATCTTTAAACCACACAAAAAGACCAGGCTGTCCTATGAAGTAAATATATATTTCTCGATTGACGCATACTTTTTTTTGAAATACTTCATTAAACCAATAAAAAATGTTATAAATATTTTTTAGTGTTTTTCGTAATAATGCAGGAGATTTTTTGTGGATATATTTTTTTGCAAAGGCAGGCTTTATAAGTTTCTTTTTTTCTTGTTTTTTATTTATGTTATAGATGTTTCTTTTTTTGCCATTGTATCTTCGGCCGCTGCTGATGGAGCTGAATCCGACAAGATTCAGATTACCGCTGATAACCTTAATATCAATAATGCGGAAAATTATGCTGAATTTATTGGTACCGTAAAGGCTGTGCACAAGGATATGACTATCGATTCCGACAGGTTAAAGATTTACTATGACAAAGGACCTGAAAATAGCGGGCCTTCCGCACAAGGTGAGGAATCTATAAAAAAAATTATCGCTGAAGGTAACGTTACAATCGTGTCTGAAGGTAGAATCGCCAATGCTGAAAAAGCAGACTACATGACCAAAACCGGAGTGCTGATATTAACCGGCAAGGATGCAAGGATCACTAATGGAAAGAATTCTATTACCGGCGGCAAGATAATTTTTAATAGATCCTTAGGCAATGTCAAAGTTGTCGCTGATCCTCAAAAACGTGTGAAAGCCATATTTTTTGCCAATAAGAAATCATCTGAATTTAATATATTGAAAAGCAGTAAGGATGATTTAAACAAGGCGGTTGTAAAAGATGGTTCCACAAAGGAACCGGAGAGTGATATTACTGCAACTGCAACACAGGTTGCTGTTGCTGATGTTGTACAGGATGAGGTTGGGGAAGAGCCGGCTTTTGATGAGTCCGGGGAACCGGATGCGGAGCAGGCAACGACGATCGAGGTGACTGAGGAATCTGATAAAGTAGAAGTTGAAGGTTTAGCAGATGGGGATGATGCTTCTACTATGGTAGCGGCTTTAACAGTTCCTGATCACGGGATAAAGATAGTCCCAAAATTAGGGGCCATTGGAGATCCGGTTTTAGTGTCTGAAGAGATCGAGATAGGAAATTTAAAGAATAAAATAGGCATTATTTTTATTGATCAAAAAGAGAAGTTCGGAGTCAGTAATTATAATACTCTTTTAAATGATTATCTCATGAAATTATCTATTAAAGAATTTGATGACATAATTTTTTTAAAACTGAACCAAGATACTTATTCATCGGCCAACAACAATTTTTCCGGAAATGAGGTCAGCCAATTTGATAGCCAATTTGATAGCCAATTTGATAATAGCAGTGGCTTGTTAAAAATAGGCAGAGAGATGGGGCTTAATGCAATTGTCATAGCTACTATATCTGATATATCTACGGAAAATGAGACAAGAGGCATGCTTTGGTTTCGAGATAACTATAATGTTTTAAGTATCAATGTAATTGTTGATGGTTATGATACTGAAACCGGCGCAAAAATCTTTTCCGAAAATTTGACGAGTAAATTTGATGTTGATGAAGCTAATTTTAAAAGGTTTGCTTCTGAAAAAACAATTGATAACGCCCTTTTAACAAAACAGTTAAAAGGGATTGCCAAAGAGTCTGTCGCCAGGATAGGTGATATATTAACAGCTCAGTGCTGGACAGGTTTTTTTAAATCAATGAATAAAGATAATATTATAATATCATCCGGCCGGACCACAGGTCTTAAACTCGGCAATGTATTGGAAGTTTATGACACAAAAACAATTAAAGGTTATCAAGGCAAAAGTTTTTTCTTGCCTGACAATAAAATAGGACTAATACAGGTTACCGAAATAGGACCTGAAACCTCCCAAGCTGTTCTGGTGGCAGGCACAACAATAGGGGATGGTTGCCTTTTAAAACCCAGGCAACCGGTTAGATAGTGCCCACCCATAAATGGCTATTTCGCCCGATATCTGCGTTGCGCTAAAATTTTAATCCTCAAAATACTCAATGTATTCCTGCGGTTAAAATTTTAGAGCACCTTGATCTCGAACGAACTATCCTATTTATGGACGGACACTATATAAAATTTTTAGCAGATTCTTGGACCGCTTGGACTATTTGGGCTGCTTGAACAACTAT of Desulfosarcina sp. BuS5 contains these proteins:
- a CDS encoding DUF1538 domain-containing protein, with the translated sequence MLIEIAQTFMVTCRDFFPVLALIAGFQYIVLRQPIPHLRKVIVGFCCVLAGLSLFLVGLEKALFPVGKIMAKQLSAQEFLFGSDMVPDNPEWRDYVWVYLFAALIGFTTTIAEPALMAVAYKAYHVSGGTISQWGFRLVVAFGVALGIAIGTFRIITGTPLFLYIAAGYLIVVVQTIFAPKTIIPLAYDSGGVTTSTVTVPLVAALGLGLSATIPGRNPALDGFGLIAFASLFPIITVLGYAQVVELWARIRLKFNREG
- a CDS encoding P-II family nitrogen regulator; its protein translation is MRFKLIITTVKTDLTDSVIDAAKKAGATGATCITARGTGIHEAKTFFGLTLETQTNLIIFLLEEHLVEAVMKAIYEAGHFEKPGTGIAFVLPVDQVAGLESQMEHFKKEEVL
- the tatA gene encoding twin-arginine translocase TatA/TatE family subunit, whose protein sequence is MFGGISIWELSIILVIVLIIFGAGKLPEIGSGIGKAIKNFKSASSEADNKSSEPIEDNNKV
- a CDS encoding LptA/OstA family protein — its product is MDIFFCKGRLYKFLFFLFFIYVIDVSFFAIVSSAAADGAESDKIQITADNLNINNAENYAEFIGTVKAVHKDMTIDSDRLKIYYDKGPENSGPSAQGEESIKKIIAEGNVTIVSEGRIANAEKADYMTKTGVLILTGKDARITNGKNSITGGKIIFNRSLGNVKVVADPQKRVKAIFFANKKSSEFNILKSSKDDLNKAVVKDGSTKEPESDITATATQVAVADVVQDEVGEEPAFDESGEPDAEQATTIEVTEESDKVEVEGLADGDDASTMVAALTVPDHGIKIVPKLGAIGDPVLVSEEIEIGNLKNKIGIIFIDQKEKFGVSNYNTLLNDYLMKLSIKEFDDIIFLKLNQDTYSSANNNFSGNEVSQFDSQFDSQFDNSSGLLKIGREMGLNAIVIATISDISTENETRGMLWFRDNYNVLSINVIVDGYDTETGAKIFSENLTSKFDVDEANFKRFASEKTIDNALLTKQLKGIAKESVARIGDILTAQCWTGFFKSMNKDNIIISSGRTTGLKLGNVLEVYDTKTIKGYQGKSFFLPDNKIGLIQVTEIGPETSQAVLVAGTTIGDGCLLKPRQPVR